One genomic segment of Alicycliphilus denitrificans K601 includes these proteins:
- the mdeB gene encoding alpha-ketoglutarate dehydrogenase has translation MNAPHPPFALRDDADPQETAEWRDAFLALVAAEGPGRARFVLDELARLARAQRVGWRPDLNTPYVNTVAAQDQPAFPGDLAIEERLASIMRWNALAMVVRANQAYGELGGHIASYASAADLFETGFNHFFHAREGLGAGQHRGDLVFFQPHSAPGVYARAFLEGRLSEQDLMHYRQEITAPQARARGLSSYPHPWLMPDFWQFPTGSMGIGPISSIYHARFMRYLTHRNLLDCTGRKVWGVFGDGEMDEPESMSALTLAAREGLDNLVWVVNCNLQRLDGPVRGNGRIVDELERLFAGAGWNVVKLLWGSDWDGLFARDLTGTLARTLGTTVDGQMQTFAAKDGRFNRDHFFGQNPELAALAQGLTDEQIDRLKRGGHDLVKIHAAYAAAAAHRGQPTVILAHTKKGYGMGQAGQGKMTTHSQKKLDDADLIEFRNRFNLPLTDEQATGLAFYKPLDDSPEMQYLRSHRRRLGGWLPRRETACDALPVPPLEQYAQFALAADGKEMSTTMAFVRMLGALLKDATLGPRIVPIVADEARTFGMANLFKQVGIYSSVGQRYAPEDIGSVLSYREALDGQILEEGISEAGAIASWTAAATSYSVHGLAMLPFYIYYSMFGFQRVGDAIWAAADQRARGFLLGATSGRTTLGGEGLQHQDGSSHLVAATIPNCKAYDPAHAGELSVILDAGMREMMVEQKDVFYYVTLMNENYAQPDLPAAAHEGVLRGCYVLNSCQRLLDKPESPISCEKHVTLLGSGAILTEAARAAALLAAEGIAATVVSVTSWSELARDGMACEQGGGTPWIARVLAGTRGPIVAATDYVRAVPESVRAYLPEGRRYRTLGTDGFGRSDTRAALRGFFGVDAARIAQAAREALAS, from the coding sequence CCTGCGCGACGACGCCGACCCGCAGGAAACCGCCGAATGGCGCGACGCCTTCCTGGCCCTGGTGGCCGCCGAGGGGCCCGGGCGCGCGCGCTTCGTGCTCGACGAGCTCGCGCGCCTGGCGCGCGCCCAGCGCGTGGGCTGGCGGCCCGACCTCAACACGCCCTACGTCAACACCGTGGCCGCGCAGGACCAGCCCGCGTTCCCGGGCGACCTGGCCATCGAGGAGCGGCTCGCGTCCATCATGCGCTGGAACGCGCTGGCCATGGTGGTGCGCGCCAACCAGGCCTATGGCGAGCTTGGCGGCCACATCGCCAGCTACGCGAGCGCGGCGGACCTGTTCGAGACGGGCTTCAACCACTTCTTCCACGCCCGCGAGGGGCTGGGCGCGGGCCAGCACCGCGGCGACCTGGTGTTCTTCCAGCCGCACAGCGCGCCCGGCGTGTACGCGCGCGCCTTCCTCGAAGGGCGCTTGAGCGAGCAGGACCTGATGCACTACCGCCAGGAGATCACCGCGCCCCAGGCGCGCGCGCGCGGGCTCTCCAGCTACCCGCACCCCTGGCTCATGCCGGACTTCTGGCAGTTCCCCACGGGCTCGATGGGCATAGGCCCCATCAGCAGCATCTACCACGCGCGCTTCATGCGTTACCTCACGCACCGCAATCTGCTGGACTGCACGGGGCGCAAGGTGTGGGGCGTGTTCGGCGACGGCGAGATGGACGAGCCCGAGAGCATGAGCGCCCTCACGCTCGCCGCGCGGGAAGGCCTGGACAACCTCGTCTGGGTGGTCAACTGCAACCTCCAGCGCCTCGATGGCCCCGTGCGCGGCAACGGCCGCATCGTGGACGAGCTGGAGCGCCTGTTCGCCGGCGCGGGCTGGAACGTGGTCAAGCTGCTGTGGGGTAGCGACTGGGACGGCCTGTTCGCGCGCGACCTCACCGGCACGCTCGCGCGCACGCTGGGCACCACGGTGGACGGGCAGATGCAGACCTTCGCCGCCAAGGACGGCCGCTTCAACCGCGACCACTTCTTCGGCCAGAACCCCGAACTCGCCGCACTGGCCCAGGGCCTGACCGACGAGCAGATCGACCGCTTGAAGCGCGGCGGCCACGACCTGGTGAAGATCCACGCCGCCTACGCCGCGGCCGCCGCTCACCGGGGACAGCCCACGGTGATTCTGGCCCACACCAAGAAGGGCTACGGCATGGGCCAGGCCGGCCAGGGCAAGATGACCACGCACAGCCAGAAGAAGCTGGACGACGCGGACCTCATCGAATTCCGCAACCGCTTCAACCTGCCGCTCACCGACGAGCAGGCCACGGGCCTGGCCTTCTACAAGCCCTTGGATGACAGCCCCGAGATGCAGTACCTGCGCAGCCACCGCCGGCGCCTCGGCGGCTGGCTGCCCCGGCGCGAGACGGCGTGCGACGCGCTGCCCGTGCCGCCGCTGGAGCAATACGCCCAGTTCGCCCTGGCGGCTGATGGCAAGGAGATGAGCACCACCATGGCCTTCGTGCGCATGCTGGGCGCGCTGCTCAAGGACGCCACGCTGGGCCCGCGCATCGTGCCCATCGTGGCCGACGAGGCGCGCACCTTCGGCATGGCCAACCTGTTCAAGCAGGTCGGCATCTACAGCAGCGTGGGCCAGCGGTACGCGCCGGAGGACATCGGTTCGGTGCTCTCGTACCGCGAGGCGCTGGACGGCCAGATCCTGGAGGAGGGCATCAGCGAGGCAGGCGCCATCGCAAGCTGGACGGCGGCGGCGACGAGCTACAGCGTGCACGGGCTGGCCATGCTGCCGTTCTACATCTACTACTCCATGTTCGGCTTCCAGCGCGTGGGCGACGCCATCTGGGCCGCCGCCGACCAGCGCGCGCGGGGCTTCCTGCTGGGCGCCACGTCGGGGCGCACCACGCTGGGCGGCGAGGGCTTGCAGCACCAGGACGGCAGCAGCCACCTGGTGGCGGCCACCATCCCCAACTGCAAGGCCTACGACCCGGCCCATGCGGGCGAGCTGTCCGTGATCCTGGACGCGGGCATGCGCGAGATGATGGTCGAGCAGAAGGACGTGTTCTATTACGTCACGCTCATGAACGAGAACTACGCCCAGCCCGACCTGCCCGCCGCAGCGCACGAGGGCGTGCTGCGCGGATGCTATGTCCTGAATAGCTGCCAGCGCTTGCTGGACAAGCCCGAAAGCCCGATTTCATGTGAAAAGCATGTGACCCTGCTGGGCTCCGGCGCCATCCTCACCGAGGCGGCCCGGGCCGCCGCGCTGCTGGCCGCCGAGGGCATCGCCGCCACCGTGGTCAGCGTCACGAGCTGGAGCGAGCTGGCGCGCGACGGCATGGCCTGCGAGCAGGGCGGCGGCACGCCCTGGATCGCCCGGGTGCTGGCCGGCACGCGCGGTCCCATCGTCGCCGCCACCGACTACGTGCGCGCCGTGCCCGAGAGCGTGCGCGCCTACCTGCCCGAGGGCCGGCGCTACCGCACCCTGGGTACCGACGGGTTCGGGCGCAGCGACACGCGCGCCGCGCTGCGCGGCTTCTTCGGCGTGGATGCGGCGCGCATTGCGCAGGCGGCGCGAGAGGCGCTCGCATCCTGA
- a CDS encoding amidase produces MESPNRLSVLQALRAMAEGSLTSEALTQACLERIEERNGQVLAFTAVDAGWALAQARAADRGGGAPLRGIPFAVKDVLDTRHLATAYGSPIYAGHRPVADAACVARVREFGGLVLGKAATSEFATQTPSRTRNPLNLEHTPGGSSSGSAAAVADFMAPVAFGTQTTASTVRPASYCGIVGYKPTFGFLNTAGLKPLSPSQDTITLLARTVQDAALCAFGLHGMRVQAGPLERPRLAVCLSSQWDAVRPEMAEAIERIAAAAQRAGATVRRMRLPAALEPLIGMQGRLFAFEARQSLAYERQNHAAQFSPRLQARLAGGEGIDAAQYLAMRQRALAGRQALADLFGDVDAILYPPAQGEADEGIADSGSAQFGALWSLMHVPCVCVPIARGPRGLPMGVQAIGAYGDDLRTLQAAAFIHHVAQQAELA; encoded by the coding sequence ATGGAGTCGCCAAACCGCCTGTCGGTCCTGCAGGCCCTGCGCGCCATGGCGGAAGGCAGCCTCACGAGCGAGGCGCTCACGCAGGCATGCCTGGAACGCATCGAGGAACGCAACGGCCAGGTGCTGGCCTTCACCGCCGTGGACGCCGGTTGGGCGCTGGCGCAGGCCCGCGCCGCGGACCGCGGCGGCGGCGCGCCGCTGCGGGGCATACCGTTCGCCGTGAAGGACGTGCTGGACACCCGGCACCTGGCCACCGCCTACGGATCGCCCATCTACGCCGGCCACCGGCCCGTGGCCGATGCGGCCTGCGTGGCGCGGGTGCGGGAGTTCGGCGGGCTGGTCCTCGGCAAGGCGGCCACGAGCGAGTTCGCCACGCAGACGCCGAGCCGCACGCGCAACCCGCTCAACCTGGAACACACGCCCGGCGGCTCGTCCAGCGGCTCGGCCGCGGCCGTGGCCGACTTCATGGCGCCCGTGGCCTTCGGCACGCAGACCACGGCCTCCACGGTGCGGCCCGCGTCCTATTGCGGCATCGTGGGCTACAAGCCGACCTTCGGCTTTCTCAACACGGCCGGCCTCAAGCCCTTGAGCCCGTCGCAGGACACCATCACGCTGCTCGCTAGAACGGTGCAGGACGCGGCGCTGTGCGCCTTCGGCCTGCACGGCATGCGCGTGCAGGCCGGCCCGCTGGAGCGCCCCCGGCTCGCCGTCTGCCTGTCGTCGCAGTGGGATGCCGTCCGCCCCGAGATGGCCGAAGCCATCGAGCGCATCGCCGCCGCGGCGCAGCGCGCGGGCGCCACCGTCCGGCGCATGCGGCTGCCGGCCGCGCTGGAGCCGCTGATCGGGATGCAGGGCCGCCTCTTCGCCTTCGAGGCGCGCCAGTCCCTGGCGTACGAGCGGCAGAACCATGCGGCGCAGTTCAGCCCGCGGCTGCAGGCGCGCCTGGCGGGTGGCGAAGGCATCGACGCCGCGCAATACCTCGCCATGCGCCAGCGCGCCCTGGCCGGGCGCCAAGCCCTGGCGGACCTGTTCGGCGACGTGGACGCGATCCTGTACCCGCCCGCGCAGGGCGAGGCGGACGAAGGCATCGCCGATTCGGGCTCCGCGCAGTTCGGCGCGCTCTGGAGCCTGATGCACGTGCCCTGCGTCTGCGTGCCCATCGCCCGGGGGCCGCGCGGGCTGCCCATGGGGGTGCAGGCGATCGGCGCCTACGGTGACGATCTGCGCACCCTGCAGGCGGCGGCCTTCATCCACCACGTGGCACAGCAGGCCGAGCTGGCGTGA
- a CDS encoding Bug family tripartite tricarboxylate transporter substrate binding protein, with amino-acid sequence MPLPHSTHRRALLASAILALAATVHAQAPAPADYPVKPVTMVVPFAAGSVTDLLARIVAQRLGDALGQPVVVDNRAGADGNIGAAYAAAAAPDGYTLMMGAASTNAINPSLHKNLKFNAIKDFAPITNVASMPNVLVVGPQVTARSVRDFIQAAKTEKYSFASSGAGGSMHLSGELFKSMAQIPDFLHIPYKGGSAPVTDVMGGRVSAMFCNLPLCLQHIRAGKLQALGVTSSRRTPLLPEVPTIAESGVPGYEVEGWFGLFAPTGVPRPIIQRLNHEVVRILQDPKVKESLLAQGAEPIGDSPEAFAAFVKKEHDRWARTIREAGIAPQ; translated from the coding sequence ATGCCCCTGCCCCACTCCACCCATCGCCGCGCCCTGCTCGCGTCCGCCATCCTCGCCCTGGCCGCCACGGTACACGCGCAGGCGCCTGCGCCGGCGGACTACCCCGTCAAGCCCGTCACCATGGTGGTGCCCTTCGCCGCCGGCAGCGTGACCGACCTGCTGGCGCGCATCGTGGCCCAGCGCCTGGGCGATGCGCTGGGGCAGCCCGTCGTCGTGGACAACAGGGCCGGCGCCGACGGCAACATCGGCGCCGCGTACGCGGCGGCGGCGGCCCCCGACGGCTACACCCTGATGATGGGCGCGGCCAGCACCAACGCCATCAACCCCAGCCTGCACAAGAACCTGAAGTTCAACGCCATCAAGGACTTCGCGCCCATCACCAACGTCGCGTCCATGCCCAACGTGCTGGTCGTGGGACCGCAGGTGACGGCGCGCAGCGTCCGGGATTTCATCCAGGCCGCGAAGACGGAGAAATACAGCTTCGCCTCCAGCGGCGCGGGCGGCAGCATGCATCTGTCGGGCGAGCTGTTCAAGAGCATGGCCCAGATTCCCGACTTCCTGCACATCCCCTACAAGGGCGGCAGCGCCCCGGTCACCGACGTGATGGGCGGCCGGGTCAGCGCTATGTTCTGCAACCTGCCGCTGTGCCTGCAGCACATCCGCGCGGGCAAGCTCCAGGCGCTCGGCGTGACGTCCTCCAGGCGCACGCCGCTGCTGCCCGAGGTGCCGACCATCGCGGAGAGTGGCGTGCCCGGCTACGAGGTGGAAGGCTGGTTCGGCCTCTTCGCCCCCACGGGCGTGCCGCGGCCCATCATCCAGCGGCTGAACCACGAGGTGGTGCGCATCCTGCAGGATCCCAAGGTCAAGGAATCGCTGCTGGCCCAGGGGGCCGAGCCCATCGGCGACAGCCCCGAGGCGTTCGCGGCCTTCGTGAAGAAAGAGCACGACCGCTGGGCCAGGACCATCCGCGAAGCAGGCATCGCCCCGCAATGA
- a CDS encoding LysR substrate-binding domain-containing protein has protein sequence MLLSRNLLAFIAVAEELHFGRAAQRLHISQPPLSQQIRQFEEEVGAPLLVRTTRSVQLTPAGRLMLERAHLLLAEAGAALHSVRRHAVGDEGVLTLGFTHSTVYRVLPKVLHAFRQACPNVVLELRQLTSDLLVQEVRSGRLDVAMLRFSSSMESADLMSRVITHDPMVLVLPLGHPLAAHRRVPVRLLQGLPWVGYEIEGARYFHELEEKVLAGARVRPSVQHRSLLPTLLALVEAGMGAALAPASAAQGGAGRIEWRELSLPEGCAPLDAVLSCVWAADNCNPVVQRFLDCLSDAVLQDEGAG, from the coding sequence ATGTTGCTCTCCCGCAACCTGCTGGCATTCATCGCAGTGGCCGAGGAACTGCATTTCGGCCGCGCCGCGCAGCGCCTGCACATCAGCCAGCCGCCGCTGAGCCAGCAGATCCGCCAGTTCGAGGAAGAGGTCGGGGCGCCGCTGCTGGTGCGCACCACGCGCTCGGTGCAGCTCACCCCCGCGGGGCGCCTGATGCTGGAGCGCGCCCACCTGCTGCTGGCCGAGGCGGGCGCCGCGCTGCACTCCGTCCGGCGCCATGCCGTGGGCGACGAGGGCGTGCTCACGCTGGGGTTCACCCACAGCACGGTCTACCGCGTGCTGCCCAAGGTGCTGCACGCCTTTCGGCAGGCATGCCCCAACGTGGTACTGGAGCTGCGGCAGCTCACGTCCGACCTGCTGGTGCAGGAGGTGCGCAGCGGCCGCCTGGACGTGGCGATGCTGCGGTTTTCCTCCTCCATGGAGAGCGCCGACCTGATGTCGCGGGTGATCACCCACGACCCGATGGTGCTGGTCCTGCCGCTGGGGCACCCGCTCGCGGCGCATCGGCGCGTGCCGGTCCGGCTCCTGCAGGGGCTGCCCTGGGTGGGCTATGAGATAGAGGGCGCGCGCTACTTCCATGAACTGGAGGAAAAGGTGCTTGCTGGCGCGCGGGTGCGCCCCAGCGTGCAGCACCGCAGCCTGCTGCCGACCCTGCTTGCCCTGGTGGAGGCGGGTATGGGCGCGGCGCTCGCCCCCGCGTCTGCCGCGCAAGGGGGGGCGGGGCGTATCGAGTGGCGGGAGCTGTCGCTGCCCGAGGGCTGTGCGCCCCTCGATGCGGTGCTTTCCTGCGTCTGGGCCGCGGACAACTGCAACCCGGTGGTGCAGCGGTTCCTGGACTGCCTGTCCGATGCAGTGCTGCAG